One segment of Megachile rotundata isolate GNS110a chromosome 4, iyMegRotu1, whole genome shotgun sequence DNA contains the following:
- the Taf3 gene encoding TBP-associated factor 3 isoform X1, with amino-acid sequence MSTEYSRSVLRMVVAQICQTIGWHSINSTPLEFMVDLMQEYLLRISKLTHQYAEILGRTEANINDLGLAFRHMNIDVQELAEYIKNVDSVPCSIMVPKFPIRRENHLNFLKPGSREVVTRPVHVHEHLPAMYPDTEEEYLAEKPENLMNGTSDLSSNNTTSTNSSTNVSPHRMSPQVVFKRPGDPVSYESPIVKRVRIIEEGRPLREIHSVMMTTSGFLSPAREGKLPEARTPHQTRSDSPQPSSYPMVPPELKYDKKPKKIIKKGLEDCKIDKENKKKNRAKELFKPDKIDNNKIKKLAGMKELAKLKPLKPGGGKTQCVMPSSSSRPSTPKLITPKASHSPKLQKNPQPKTKTEKVNDLVDSSSTVERKEDNIDKLPSEPDKQKLNIFKKISKPREDKDKDTSEQHKYKELDSRESSPGLIIDENIDKQMLCNDNDAKREEKKAPHTPDVHLQPDGGELIDLQSPASDVYMFDDMSPPGTPSTPRTPELNMPTTPTDHKKKKKEKISKKKELKSRSPKRCVSPKKTKLTNDAPELDVLDRPKTPQAPEPQLSKEPSFPPALPFPFFPAFPTAPGLIPHPMFPRFPLPLGRGTTGPHPAMPNLPLPPRFLNLPQKSEDLPTLPKHKSVEREKPSSAPSSTEVISSVAKHEKIEKEKADKPKVIKQEKEIVPPVPTNTVAPPLSSALAAPITYPTQVPIVPLLLSKSPKIEKQDKNDKKLKEHKKEKKDKLKKKKDKKEKHKEKSEKIKDKKEKMDKKEKLDKIKEKKEKKDKRKEKEQKEDKNSEAVPKITLKLGTASPRPPTPDTTPMKKMELCYRTIKTLLKKPEEETKREPSPELAKISALVTRPPKQKLASKKTEEGALDGSPVLPTDTFSASLTSVPLATVPRAKKSLFKALPPRESSPHFDPAPKHPIPLPQQQPAFYFRRKQMQLLKRMMLKKIKKMAGSCCPQHQPLLWTKVGLKFGYVLLVATRMMDHQWLVVMIVMHGIIGCALVCKCHQQTMKIGIVAIV; translated from the exons acGTGAAAAtcatttaaactttttaaaaccTGGGAGTCGAGAAGTTGTAACAAGGCCAGTACATGTACATGAACATTTACCAGCTATGTATCCTGATACTGAAG aaGAGTACTTGGCAGAGAAACCAGAAAATTTAATGAATGGTACCTCTGATTTGTCATCAAACAATACAACATCAACCAACAGTTCTACGAATGTTTCTCCACATAGAATGTCACCACAAGTAGTTTTTAAACGACCAGGGGACCCTGTTTCATACGAGAGTCCTATAGTGAAGCGTGTGAGAATAATAGAAGAAGGTAGACCATTGCGTGAAATTCATAGTGTTATGATGACTACTTCTGGTTTTTTATCACCTGCCAGAGAAGGAAAACTACCTGAAGCAAGAACACCGCATCAAACGCGCTCAGATTCACCACAACCTAGCTCTTACCCCATGGTACCTCCTGAATTAAAATATGATAAGAAACCGAAGAAGATTATAAAGAAaggtttggaagattgtaagatcgacaaggaaaataaaaagaaaaatcgtgctaaagaattatttaaaccagataagatagataataataaaattaaaaaattagctgGCATGAAAGAATTAGCTAAATTAAAACCTTTGAAGCCTGGAGGTGGGAAGACACAGTGTGTTATGCCAAGTTCATCGAGTAGGCCATCAACTCCTAAGTTGATAACACCCAAGGCTAGCCATagtccaaaattacaaaaaaatccACAACCAaagacaaaaacagagaaagTAAATGATCTTGTTGATAGTTCTTCAACAGTTGAAAGGAAAGAAGATAATATCGATAAATTGCCATCAGAGCCAGACAAacaaaagttaaatattttcaaaaagatTTCAAAGCCGCGGGAGGATAAAGACAAAGACACATCAGAGCAACATAAATACAAAGAACTTGATTCAAGAGAAAGTTCACCAGGTTTAATTATCGACGAAAATATTGATAAGCAAATGCTCTGTAACGATAATGATGCAAAACGAGAAGAGAAGAAGGCTCCGCATACACCAGATGTCCACCTTCAACCTGATGGAGGAGAATTAATTGATCTACAAAGTCCAGCATCTGACGTTTACATGTTTGATGATATGTCTCCACCAGGAACTCCCAGTACACCAAGAACTCCAGAACTAAATATGCCCACGACTCCTACGGatcataaaaaaaagaaaaaagaaaagattagTAAAAAGAAGGAGTTAAAATCAAGGAGTCCAAAACGTTGCGTTAGTCCGAAAAAG ACAAAGCTTACCAACGATGCGCCAGAACTGGATGTGTTAGATCGGCCAAAAACTCCACAGGCACCTGAACCTCAACTTTCTAAAGAACCAAGTTTTCCACCAGCCCTTCCATTTCCTTTCTTTCCGGCCTTTCCAACTGCACCTGGTTTAATACCGCATCCAATGTTCCCCAGGTTTCCGTTACCTTTAGGAAGAGGTACCACGGGTCCTCATCCAGCAATGCCAAATTTACCTTTACCTCctcgttttttaaatttaccacAAAAATCTGAAGACTTGCCTACTTTACCAAAACATAAATCTGTTGAACGTGAAAAACCTTCTTCAGCACCTTCGTCTACTGAAGTTATATCCTCAGTAGCAAAACATGAAAAAATAGAGAAAGAAAAAGCGGATAAACCAAAGGTGATTAAACAGGAGAAAGAAATAGTTCCACCAGTTCCTACGAATACTGTTGCACCACCATTGTCATCCGCACTTGCAGCACCAATTACGTATCCTACACAAGTACCTATTGTGCCGTTGTTACTTTCAAAAAGccccaaaattgaaaaacaggataaaaatgataag aaattaaaagagcacaaaaaggaaaagaaagacaaactgaaaaagaaaaaagacaaaaaagaaaaacataaaGAAAAGAGTGAGAAAATAAAAGACAAGAAAGAGAAGATGGATAAAAAGgaaaaattagataaaattaaagaaaagaaagaaaagaaagataaacgaaaagaaaaagag CAAAAGGAGGATAAAAATTCGGAGGCTGTACCAAAAATAACGCTAAAATTAGGAACAGCTTCTCCACGACCACCAACACCAGATACTACTCCGATGAAAAAAAT ggAACTATGTTATAGAACTATAAAAACATTGCTGAAGAAACCTGAGGAGGAGACAAAACGAGAACCAAGCCCAGAGTTAGCAAAAATATCAGCCTTAGTAACGCGACCACCAAAACAAAAGTTGGCAAGTAAGAAAACAGAGGAGGGAGCATTAGATGGAAGTCCTGTTCTTCCTACAGATACTTTCTCTGCCAGTCTTACTAGTGTGCCACTTGCAACAGTTCCTCGAGCAAAGAAATCTCTCTTCAAAGCCTTACCTCCAAGAGAATCTTCTCCTCACTTTGATCCTGCTCCCAAGCATCCAATTCCCCTGCCACAACAACAACCAgcattttatttt AGACGAAAGCAGATGCAGCTCTTAAAAAGGATGATGCTAAAGAAGATAAAGAAAATGGCAGGATCGTGCTGCCCCCAACATCAACCACTACTGTG GACCAAGGTGGGACTCAAGTTTGGATATGTCCTGCTTGTGGCAACCAGGATGATGGATCACCAATGGTTGGTTgtgatgattgtgatgcatggtATCATTG GGTGTGCGTTGGTATGCAAGTGCCACCAGCAGACAATGAAGATTGGTATTGTCGCTATTGTATAG
- the Taf3 gene encoding TBP-associated factor 3 isoform X2 codes for MSTEYSRSVLRMVVAQICQTIGWHSINSTPLEFMVDLMQEYLLRISKLTHQYAEILGRTEANINDLGLAFRHMNIDVQELAEYIKNVDSVPCSIMVPKFPIRRENHLNFLKPGSREVVTRPVHVHEHLPAMYPDTEEEYLAEKPENLMNGTSDLSSNNTTSTNSSTNVSPHRMSPQVVFKRPGDPVSYESPIVKRVRIIEEGRPLREIHSVMMTTSGFLSPAREGKLPEARTPHQTRSDSPQPSSYPMVPPELKYDKKPKKIIKKGLEDCKIDKENKKKNRAKELFKPDKIDNNKIKKLAGMKELAKLKPLKPGGGKTQCVMPSSSSRPSTPKLITPKASHSPKLQKNPQPKTKTEKVNDLVDSSSTVERKEDNIDKLPSEPDKQKLNIFKKISKPREDKDKDTSEQHKYKELDSRESSPGLIIDENIDKQMLCNDNDAKREEKKAPHTPDVHLQPDGGELIDLQSPASDVYMFDDMSPPGTPSTPRTPELNMPTTPTDHKKKKKEKISKKKELKSRSPKRCVSPKKTKLTNDAPELDVLDRPKTPQAPEPQLSKEPSFPPALPFPFFPAFPTAPGLIPHPMFPRFPLPLGRGTTGPHPAMPNLPLPPRFLNLPQKSEDLPTLPKHKSVEREKPSSAPSSTEVISSVAKHEKIEKEKADKPKVIKQEKEIVPPVPTNTVAPPLSSALAAPITYPTQVPIVPLLLSKSPKIEKQDKNDKKLKEHKKEKKDKLKKKKDKKEKHKEKSEKIKDKKEKMDKKEKLDKIKEKKEKKDKRKEKEQKEDKNSEAVPKITLKLGTASPRPPTPDTTPMKKITIKTLLKKPEEETKREPSPELAKISALVTRPPKQKLASKKTEEGALDGSPVLPTDTFSASLTSVPLATVPRAKKSLFKALPPRESSPHFDPAPKHPIPLPQQQPAFYFRRKQMQLLKRMMLKKIKKMAGSCCPQHQPLLWTKVGLKFGYVLLVATRMMDHQWLVVMIVMHGIIGCALVCKCHQQTMKIGIVAIV; via the exons acGTGAAAAtcatttaaactttttaaaaccTGGGAGTCGAGAAGTTGTAACAAGGCCAGTACATGTACATGAACATTTACCAGCTATGTATCCTGATACTGAAG aaGAGTACTTGGCAGAGAAACCAGAAAATTTAATGAATGGTACCTCTGATTTGTCATCAAACAATACAACATCAACCAACAGTTCTACGAATGTTTCTCCACATAGAATGTCACCACAAGTAGTTTTTAAACGACCAGGGGACCCTGTTTCATACGAGAGTCCTATAGTGAAGCGTGTGAGAATAATAGAAGAAGGTAGACCATTGCGTGAAATTCATAGTGTTATGATGACTACTTCTGGTTTTTTATCACCTGCCAGAGAAGGAAAACTACCTGAAGCAAGAACACCGCATCAAACGCGCTCAGATTCACCACAACCTAGCTCTTACCCCATGGTACCTCCTGAATTAAAATATGATAAGAAACCGAAGAAGATTATAAAGAAaggtttggaagattgtaagatcgacaaggaaaataaaaagaaaaatcgtgctaaagaattatttaaaccagataagatagataataataaaattaaaaaattagctgGCATGAAAGAATTAGCTAAATTAAAACCTTTGAAGCCTGGAGGTGGGAAGACACAGTGTGTTATGCCAAGTTCATCGAGTAGGCCATCAACTCCTAAGTTGATAACACCCAAGGCTAGCCATagtccaaaattacaaaaaaatccACAACCAaagacaaaaacagagaaagTAAATGATCTTGTTGATAGTTCTTCAACAGTTGAAAGGAAAGAAGATAATATCGATAAATTGCCATCAGAGCCAGACAAacaaaagttaaatattttcaaaaagatTTCAAAGCCGCGGGAGGATAAAGACAAAGACACATCAGAGCAACATAAATACAAAGAACTTGATTCAAGAGAAAGTTCACCAGGTTTAATTATCGACGAAAATATTGATAAGCAAATGCTCTGTAACGATAATGATGCAAAACGAGAAGAGAAGAAGGCTCCGCATACACCAGATGTCCACCTTCAACCTGATGGAGGAGAATTAATTGATCTACAAAGTCCAGCATCTGACGTTTACATGTTTGATGATATGTCTCCACCAGGAACTCCCAGTACACCAAGAACTCCAGAACTAAATATGCCCACGACTCCTACGGatcataaaaaaaagaaaaaagaaaagattagTAAAAAGAAGGAGTTAAAATCAAGGAGTCCAAAACGTTGCGTTAGTCCGAAAAAG ACAAAGCTTACCAACGATGCGCCAGAACTGGATGTGTTAGATCGGCCAAAAACTCCACAGGCACCTGAACCTCAACTTTCTAAAGAACCAAGTTTTCCACCAGCCCTTCCATTTCCTTTCTTTCCGGCCTTTCCAACTGCACCTGGTTTAATACCGCATCCAATGTTCCCCAGGTTTCCGTTACCTTTAGGAAGAGGTACCACGGGTCCTCATCCAGCAATGCCAAATTTACCTTTACCTCctcgttttttaaatttaccacAAAAATCTGAAGACTTGCCTACTTTACCAAAACATAAATCTGTTGAACGTGAAAAACCTTCTTCAGCACCTTCGTCTACTGAAGTTATATCCTCAGTAGCAAAACATGAAAAAATAGAGAAAGAAAAAGCGGATAAACCAAAGGTGATTAAACAGGAGAAAGAAATAGTTCCACCAGTTCCTACGAATACTGTTGCACCACCATTGTCATCCGCACTTGCAGCACCAATTACGTATCCTACACAAGTACCTATTGTGCCGTTGTTACTTTCAAAAAGccccaaaattgaaaaacaggataaaaatgataag aaattaaaagagcacaaaaaggaaaagaaagacaaactgaaaaagaaaaaagacaaaaaagaaaaacataaaGAAAAGAGTGAGAAAATAAAAGACAAGAAAGAGAAGATGGATAAAAAGgaaaaattagataaaattaaagaaaagaaagaaaagaaagataaacgaaaagaaaaagag CAAAAGGAGGATAAAAATTCGGAGGCTGTACCAAAAATAACGCTAAAATTAGGAACAGCTTCTCCACGACCACCAACACCAGATACTACTCCGATGAAAAAAAT AACTATAAAAACATTGCTGAAGAAACCTGAGGAGGAGACAAAACGAGAACCAAGCCCAGAGTTAGCAAAAATATCAGCCTTAGTAACGCGACCACCAAAACAAAAGTTGGCAAGTAAGAAAACAGAGGAGGGAGCATTAGATGGAAGTCCTGTTCTTCCTACAGATACTTTCTCTGCCAGTCTTACTAGTGTGCCACTTGCAACAGTTCCTCGAGCAAAGAAATCTCTCTTCAAAGCCTTACCTCCAAGAGAATCTTCTCCTCACTTTGATCCTGCTCCCAAGCATCCAATTCCCCTGCCACAACAACAACCAgcattttatttt AGACGAAAGCAGATGCAGCTCTTAAAAAGGATGATGCTAAAGAAGATAAAGAAAATGGCAGGATCGTGCTGCCCCCAACATCAACCACTACTGTG GACCAAGGTGGGACTCAAGTTTGGATATGTCCTGCTTGTGGCAACCAGGATGATGGATCACCAATGGTTGGTTgtgatgattgtgatgcatggtATCATTG GGTGTGCGTTGGTATGCAAGTGCCACCAGCAGACAATGAAGATTGGTATTGTCGCTATTGTATAG